A single Anopheles arabiensis isolate DONGOLA chromosome 2, AaraD3, whole genome shotgun sequence DNA region contains:
- the LOC120894121 gene encoding protein YIF1B produces MNFNAQAGADGRAHRSVSKKPKRVSDVNAIGSTIPYQQMTSQMPTNQYMPADPNNLYGQPQYAPQQFPMDQQQQQPNYYIPQPQQPQPTGGPRQPGQPPSMPGLGGGQFTMFQQPIVQDMAMQYGQKLADQGKEIVHSHIEKYLPMSKLKYYFSVDNSYVVNKLKIIFFPFLQKDWGMKYDHDNPVQPRYDINAPDMYIPAMSYITYVVLAGIALGMQNRFSSEQLGIQASSALAYSIFEIVIYTLTLYIGNISTSLSTLDLLALSGYKYAAIVVTVAGTILLKRTGYYLALFYSSAMLALFLLRTMKAKVLSGQDQTQSAVGYDPYGQQQQHQQHTDHNLGRKRKLYFLLLVTGLQPVLAFWLTVHVIVTDTVVASA; encoded by the exons ATGAATTTCAACGCTCAAGCTGGTGCCGATGGACGGG CCCACCGGTCCGTCTCGAAGAAGCCCAAACGAGTCAGCGATGTGAATGCCATTGGTTCCACCATTCCGTACCAACAGATGACATCACAAATGCCGACCAACCAGTACATGCCCGCTGATCCTAACAATC TGTACGGACAGCCACAGTATGCACCGCAACAGTTCCCGatggaccagcagcagcagcagccaaactACTACATCCCTCAAccacagcagccacagccGACCGGTGGCCCAAGGCAACCCGGCCAGCCACCGTCGATGCCGGGGTTGGGCGGCGGGCAATTCACCATGTTCCAGCAGCCCATCGTCCAGGATATGGCCATGCAGTACGGTCAGAAGCTGGCCGACCAGGGCAAGGAGATTGTGCACAGCCACATCGAGAAGTACTTGCCAATGTCGAAGCTGAAGTACTATTTCTCGGTCGACAACAGCTACGTGGTGAACAAGctgaaaattattttctttccgtTCTTGCAAAAG GACTGGGGGATGAAGTACGATCACGATAATCCGGTTCAGCCCCGGTACGACATCAATGCACCGGACATGTATATTCCAGCGATGAGCTACATAACGTACGTCGTGTTAGCGGGCATTGCACTGG gCATGCAGAACAGATTCTCGTcggagcagcttggcatccAGGCGTCCAGTGCGCTGGCGTACAGCATTTTCGAGATCGTCATCTACACCCTGACACTGTACATAGGGAACATATCAACGTCGCTGAGCACGTTGGATCTGCTGGCACTGAGCGGGTACAAGTATGCGGCGATCGTGGTAACCGTCGCCGGTACGATACTGCTCAAACGCACCGGCTACTATTTGGCACTGTTTTATTCCTCCGCCATGTTGGCACTGTTTCTG CTGCGGACGATGAAGGCAAAGGTACTGTCCGGGCAGGATCAAACGCAAAGCGCGGTCGGGTACGATCCgtacgggcagcagcagcagcatcagcagcacacCGACCACAACCTAGGACGCAAGCGTAAGCTTTATTTTCTGCTTCTCGTGACCGGGCTGCAGCCGGTGCTGGCGTTCTGGCTTACCGTGCATGTGATTGTGACCGATACGGTGGTGGCGAGTGCTTAG
- the LOC120894749 gene encoding WD repeat-containing protein 20, with protein sequence MAVQLDTSGKDDLKTQFATREGEYRLMTLSEYSRPNRVGYQNNQSSPQVRVSIVSLPSPPPPQPPPAIGGGGGVVGGQLAGAAATANSNNIALPKQQSFTNGLEHQTAPGFSTPVGGDRICFNYGKELYVYSYRGAKKATDLNKPIDKKLYKGTSPSCHDFNATAATCEGAPLLVGFSTGQIQLVHPGRREQGKLFNEERNIDKTKVTCLKWIPGSQNQFLVSHASGCIYLYNDELPCTPATPSYQPCKAGDGFVVLASKSKATKNPLHKWCFGQHENASVNEFCFSPCGQHLAVVSQDGFLRIFHYEHMELVGIARSYFGGFLCVCWSPDGKYVVVGGEDDLVTVFSLHEQRVVARGQGHRSWVSVVAFDPYTTSYSALEEEEEDLSDEEVVSHGEQQRNHHHHHGAAGGYCLPDGGGKQSGGPPPAATAAAGCDKLSQAQNRLATCYRLGSVSQDTQICLWDITEDVLRQSFGRVVKSANHTGKKEVMVNGLSNGDSESGGGCKLDKCGPPKGSSKPSDDVVDNASFKQQIIPPTLGAIGNNSLYGGSIKPTSSSSTYANMNCDDKANSDSSISDKESVDSKTVKRSAANSNAGEPDAAAPTAGGKSSSGGKKSKGGGSGDGAGGGGGSGTGTQHHSSSTFNSITQRLTSLSFGSGGSGTSSTSSGSSCDKNDKSGGSKSTIGGGGGASKRSIIALGGKSFSSSNSNSNSNSLNNNHHALHGGSILSSSSSGGQQPAVSGSPSGGMSSTFTSIMTSSLTKGKGSGGGAIGAGGFAPCGRIVSSYDPMKLIGTPACPRFDDCPVLEPLICKKIAHERLTALIFREDCFLTACQDGFVYTWARPGFVNIPQHLSSTPSAPPGGTVV encoded by the exons ATGGCTGTGCAATTAGACACCAGCGGAAAAGATGATTTGAAAACGCAGTTCGCAACGCGCGAGGGAGAGTACAGACTAATGACGCTCTCGGAGTACTCGCGGCCCAACCGTGTCGGATATCAGAACAATCAGAGCAGTCCCCAGGTGCGCGTGTCGATCGTGTCGTTGCcatcgccgccaccgccgcagCCGCCCCCAgccatcggtggtggtggtggtgtggtcgGTGGTCAGCTGGCCGGGGCGGCGGCAACCGCGAACAGCAATAATATCGCCCTCCCGAAGCAGCAATCCTTTACGAACGGCCTGGAACATCAGACGGCGCCCGGATTCAGCACACCGGTCGGGGGCGATCGGATATGTTTCAATTACGGCAAGGAGCTGTACGTTTACTCATACCGAGGAGCTAAGAAG GCAACGGACCTCAACAAGCCTATAGATAAGAAGCTCTACAAAGGAACCTCGCCCAGCTGCCATGACTTCAACGCAACGGCGGCAACGTGCGAGGGAGCCCCGCTGCTGGTGGGCTTCAGCACCGGGCAAATTCAGCTGGTCCATCCGGGCCGCCGGGAACAGGGCAAACTATTCAACGAAGAG AGGAATATCGACAAAACTAAAGTTACCTGCTTAAAGTGGATACCGGGATCTCAGAATCAGTTTTTGGTTTCGCACGCAAGTGGCTGTATATATCTGTATAACGACGAGCTGCCCTGCACGCCGGCCACCCCGAGCTACCAGCCGTGCAAAGCCGGCGACGGGTTCGTCGTGCTGGCGAGCAAATCGAAGGCAACGAAAAACCCGCTGCACAAGTGGTGCTTCGGCCAGCACGAGAACGCGAGCGTCAACGAGTTTTGCTTCTCGCCGTGCGGCCAGCATCTGGCCGTGGTGTCGCAGGACGGCTTTCTGCGCATCTTCCACTACGAGCACATGGAGCTGGTCGGCATCGCGCGCTCGTACTTTGGCGGGTTTCTGTGCGTGTGCTGGAGCCCGGACGGCAAGTACGTGGTGGTGGGCGGCGAGGACGACCTGGTGACGGTGTTTTCGCTCCACGAGCAGCGTGTGGTGGCGCGCGGCCAGGGCCACCGGTCCTGGGTGTCCGTGGTCGCATTCGACCCGTACACCACCTCGTACAGTGCgctcgaggaggaggaggaggatctGTCGGACGAGGAGGTGGTGTCGCACGGCGAGCAGCAGCGtaaccatcatcaccatcacggtGCTGCCGGCGGTTACTGTCTGCCGGACGGTGGTGGGAAGCAGTCCGGCGGACCACCACCagcggcgacggcggcggcgggctGCGATAAGCTGTCGCAGGCGCAGAACAGGCTTGCCACGTGCTACCGGCTGGGCTCGGTTAGCCAGGATACTCAGATATGTCTGTGGGACATAACGGAGGACGTGCTGAGGCAATCGTTCGGACGCGTCGTCAAATCGGCCAACCATACGGGCAAAAA AGAAGTGATGGTGAACGGACTATCCAATGGGGATAGCGAGAGCGGCGGGGGCTGCAAGCTGGACAAGTGTGGCCCACCCAAAGGCAGCAGCAAACCGTCGGACGATGTAGTTGATAATGCTAGCTTTAAACAACAGATAATCCCCCCTACATTAGGCGCAATTGGTAATAATAGTTTGTATGGCGGCAGCATCAAACCCACTAGCAGTAGTAGCACTTACGCTAATATGAATTGTGATGATAAAGCTAATAGCGACAGTAGTATCAGTGATAAGGAATCGGTCGATAGTAAAACTGTTAAGCGGTCGGCGGCGAACAGCAATGCGGGCGAGCCCGATGCGGCCGCCCCGACCGCCGGCGGCAAATCGTCCTCCGGCGGCAAAAAGTCCAAGGGCGGAGGAAGCGGCGACGgtgctggtggcggtggtggcagtgGAACCGGCACGCAACACCATTCCAGCAGCACGTTCAACTCAATAACGCAACGCTTGACGAGTCTAAGCTTCGGAAGCGGAGGCAGTGGTACGAGCAGTACCAGCAGCGGAAGCAGCTGTGATAAGAACGACAAGTCCGGCGGCAGCAAATCGACCATCGGTGGCGGCGGAGGCGCCAGCAAGCGCAGCATCATTGCGCTCGGTGGCAAAAGTtttagcagcagcaatagcaacAGCAATAGCAACAGTCTTAACAACAATCATCATGCGCTGCATGGCGGCAGCATcctaagcagcagcagcagcggcggccaGCAGCCGGCCGTGTCCGGTTCGCCATCGGGCGGCATGTCCAGCACGTTCACCTCCATCATGACGTCGTCGCTGACGAAGGGCAAGGGCTCGGGCGGCGGGGCGATCGGTGCCGGCGGCTTTGCACCGTGCGGCCGGATCGTGTCGTCGTACGATCCGATGAAGCTGATCGGTACGCCCGCCTGCCCGCGCTTCGACGACTGTCCAGTATTAGAGCCGCTGATATGTAAAAAGATCGCGCACGAGCGGCTGACGGCGCTCATCTTCCGCGAGGACTGCTTTCTGACCGCGTGCCAGGACGGGTTCGTGTACACGTGGGCACGGCCGGGCTTTGTT AATATTCCACAGCATTTATCTTCAACGCCGTCGGCACCGCCTGGGGGAACGgtagtgtaa
- the LOC120895540 gene encoding exosome complex component RRP46, producing MVTDSTKTMANSLNLRRMVCETNVLSRSDCSAALSQGATQVMVAANGPAEVKFKNAESENCHLEVQYRSNAGQEDIQHRLMESLIKRSFVRVVATPAFCRSAVYIYVQEMTDRGGLLACSINASCLALITSGVELNFTVAAVHCIMTEDGAMILDPDHKQLKLARSSFTFVFDSIGKNTVTSYVHGSFTFEEYEQVVSVCRKAVEKIFDFYRKVSQNITKVVTDDS from the exons ATGGTTACGGATTCAACAAAAACGATGGCAAATTCGCTCAACCTACGGCGGATGGTATGTGAAACTAACGTGCTTTCCCGGTCGGACTGTTCGGCAGCATTATCACAAG GTGCAACACAGGTGATGGTAGCTGCCAATGGTCCCGCCGAGGTAAAGTTTAAAAATGCCGAATCGGAAAACTGCCATCTGGAGGTTCAGTACCGCTCGAACGCGGGGCAAGAAGACATCCAGCACCGGCTGATGGAGAGTCTTATAAAGCGCTCGTTTGTGCGCGTTGTCGCGACGCCCGCGTTCTGTCGCAGTGCCGTTTACATTTATGTGCAGGAAATGACCGATCGGGGTGGG CTACTTGCCTGCTCCATCAATGCGTCCTGCCTGGCACTGATTACGAGTGGAGTCGAGCTTAACTTTACCGTCGCCGCCGTACACTGCATCATGACCGAGGACGGTGCAATGATACTCGATCCCGATCACAAACAGCTGAAGCTGGCCCGCAGCTCGTTCACGTTTGTGTTCGATAGCATTGGGAAGAACACGGTCACGTCGTACGTGCACGGCAGCTTCACGTTCGAGGAGTACGAGCAAGTCGTGAGTGTGTGCCGGAAAGCGGTGGAAAAGATATTCGATTTTTACCGGAAGGTGTcgcaaaacataacaaaagtCGTCACAGATGATAGTTAA
- the LOC120894750 gene encoding uncharacterized protein LOC120894750: MSSRKSRLSLSKDFHKDKDVKTPNARRTSARTSLAWKSPETHRNGDSCEVSPSQSSDYSPLVSLTQDSSFHAINGVSWEWNSPQRLREQQSERRVTVTTKPPLRPKYTDTVPHIVPKKPTGFNKFISKLNLLMEKENLGEQQLSAPVPETSHEHLNADESDSPHEQQQQQQQDEQQQLDLPGDSCFMDDFFVNVDSKETAAISNSGESDDDIFQEHVIATPVKTSPSITELDDSKLDNLLIEASQTIEQKLNQPTVVPPTLPPLPPVAVETKKAEPNLTIPIEMNDSDMDGFLIQASLMVEEKLSDSSQESTSHGNNAQKKATQPGGSFETTNSALPPNTETKCSATSNEGTSEITMSQEELKALIEKKRQEALRRLQNNRLKRGMKGPSYHG, encoded by the exons ATGAGCAGCCGCAAAAGCAGATTGAGCCTCTCGAAAGACTTCCACAAGGACAAGGATG TGAAAACCCCGAACGCACGACGCACATCCGCTCGCACATCCTTGGCCTGGAAGAGTCCCGAAACGCACCGGAATGGGGATAGCTGTGAAGTCTCGCCCTCGCAGAGCAGCGACTACTCGCCCCTGGTATCGCTGACGCAGGACAGTTCGTTTCACGCCATAAACGGTGTGTCGTGGGAATGGAACAGCCCGCAGCGGCTTCGCGAACAGCAGAGTGAGCGCAGGGTTACCGTCACAACAAAGCCTCCACTGAGGCCGAAGTACACGGACACGGTTCCGCACATTGTGCCGAAAAAACCGACCGGATTCAACAAATTCATCTCCAAGCTAAATCTGCTGATGGAGAAGGAAAACTTGGGCGAGCAGCAGTTGAGCGCGCCGGTACCGGAAACGTCCCACGAGCACTTAAACGCAGACGAATCGGATTCACCccatgagcagcagcagcagcagcagcaggatgaacaacaacagctcgATCTTCCCGGGGACTCATGCTTTATGGATGATTTTTTCGTAAACGTCGATAGCAAGGAGACTGCGGCGATCAGCAACAGCGGGGAGAGTGATGATGACATTTTCCAGGAGCACGTTATTGCAACGCCCGTTAAAACGAGCCCATCCATCACCGAGCTGGACGATTCCAAGCTGGACAACTTGCTGATCGAGGCTAGTCAAACGATAGAGCAGAAGCTTAATCAACCAACAGTTGTGCCACCGACGTTACCGCCCCTGCCACCGGTTGCtgtggaaacaaaaaaagccgaaCCAAACCTAACCATTCCGATCGAGATGAATGATTCGGACATGGACGGGTTCCTGATACAGGCGTCTCTTATGGTGGAGGAAAAGCTGAGCGACAGTTCGCAGGAATCAACGTCGCACGGCAACAACGCACAAAAGAAAGCGACCCAGCCGGGCGGTAGCTTTGAGACCACGAACTCTGCTCTTCCGCCGAACACAGAAACTAAATGTTCGGCAACATCCAACGAAG GTACGAGCGAAATAACCATGTCGCAGGAGGAGCTGAAAGCACTGATCGAGAAGAAGCGACAGGAAGCGCTGCGACGGTTGCAAAACAATCGGCTGAAAAGGGGCATGAAAGGACCATCCTATCATGGATAG
- the LOC120894120 gene encoding neuroendocrine convertase 2, producing the protein MFVKKLAYLMVVVAVCLFGIGCIAATGLPGSAAKSAGGHQTGDVFTSSFLVRFKRSLDKQLVHEIASRNGFQNLGELPGSNGKEFHFKHTTLPLVRTRRSISHTRVLKKEPLIHTAIQQSGFKRVKRGFRHAVPLNYIPDKAPGYGGENVPTDPYFPFQWYLKNTGQNGGKAKLDLNVLAAWDQGITGKNITTAIMDDGVDYMHADLKFNYNAEASYDFSSNDPFPYPRYTDDWFNSHGTRCAGEVAAARDNGICGVGVAYDSKIAGIRMLDQPYMTDLIEANSMGHEPHKIHIYSASWGPTDDGKTVDGPRNATMRAIVQGVNEGRNGLGNIYVWASGDGGEEDDCNCDGYAASMWTISINSAINDGQNAHYDESCSSTLASTFSNGAKDPNTGVATTDLYGKCTTTHSGTSAAAPEAAGVFALALEANPSLSWRDMQHLTVLTSKRNSLFDAKNRFHWTMNGVGLEFNHLFGFGVLDAGAMVALAKKWRTVPPRYHCEAGAITQMHRIPSSGSLYLPIKTNACKGTDTEVRYLEHVQAVITANASRRGDLELFLTSPMGTRSMILSKRANDDDRRDGFTKWPFMTTHTWGEYPQGTWMLEATFNSQESRSGWIKEFSLVLHGTKDPPYQTLSPASPHSKLAIVKKAHEDKDGN; encoded by the exons ATGTTCGTGAAGAAGCTCGCCTacttgatggtggtggtggcggtctGCCTGTTTGGCATTGGCTGCATCGCCGCGACCGGACTGCCGGGATCGGCTGCCAAGAGCGCAGGGGGCCATCAGACGGGCGACGTGTTCACCAGCTCCTTTCTGGTGCGGTTCAAGCGCAGCCTGGACAAGCAGCTGGTACACGAGATTGCCTCGCGGAATGGATTCCAAAATTTGGGCGAG CTTCCTGGCAGCAATGGTAAGGAGTTTCACTTCAAGCACACCACCCTGCCGTTGGTACGCACCAGGCGAAGCATCTCCCATACGCGTGTGCTTAAAAAGGAACCACTG ATACACACCGCAATACAGCAGTCCGGATTTAAGCGCGTCAAGCGCGGCTTCCGCCATGCCGTCCCGCTGAACTACATCCCGGACAAGGCGCCCGGGTACGGTGGCGAGAATGTGCCGACCGATCCGTACTTCCCGTTCCAGTGGTACTTGAAAAACACGGGACAAAACGGCGGCAAGGCGAAGCTCGACCTCAACGTGCTGGCTGCGTGGGACCAAGGCATTACCGGGAAAAACATTACCACCGCCATCATGGACGACG GCGTTGATTACATGCACGCGGATCTGAAGTTTAATTAT AATGCCGAAGCGAGTTACGATTTTAGCAGCAACGATCCGTTCCCTTACCCACGCTACACGGACGATTGGTTCAATAG CCATGGCACACGGTGCGCCGGTGAGGTAGCCGCCGCCCGGGACAACGGCATCTGCGGTGTGGGCGTTGCGTACGATTCGAAGATCGCCGGCATCCGAATGCTGGACCAGCCGTACATGACCGATCTGATCGAGGCGAACTCGATGGGGCACGAGCCGCACAAGATCCACATCTACAGCGCGTCCTGGGGCCCGACCGACGACGGCAAAACGGTGGACGGCCCGCGGAACGCGACGATGCGCGCGATCGTGCAGGGCGTCAACGAGGGCCGGAACGGGCTGGGCAACATCTACGTGTGGGCGTCCGGTGACGGGGGCGAGGAGGACGATTGCAACTGCGACGGGTATGCCGCCTCCATGTGGACCATCTCGATCAACAGTGCGATCAACGATGGGCAGAATGCGCACTACGACGAGAGCTGCAGCTCCACGCTGGCCAGCACGTTCAGCAATGGCGCGAAGGATCCGAACACCGGTGTG GCTACGACGGACCTGTACGGGAAGTGTACAACGACACACTCGGGCACGAGTGCGGCAGCACCGGAAGCGGCCGGAGTGTTTGCCCTCGCACTGGAAGCAAA CCCATCGCTGTCCTGGCGCGATATGCAGCATCTGACCGTGCTGACGTCAAAGCGCAACTCGCTCTTTGACGCCAAGAACCGGTTCCACTGGACGATGAATGGGGTCGGGCTGGAGTTTAACCATCTGTTCGGGTTCGGCGTGCTCGACGCCGGTGCGATGGTTGCGCTGGCGAAGAAATGGCGAACGGTGCCACCACGCTACCATTGCGAAGCGGGCGCAATCACCCAGATGCA CCGGATACCTTCGTCGGGCTCGCTGTACCTGCCAATTAAGACGAACGCTTGCAAGGGAACCGACACGGAGGTACGCTATCTGGAGCATGTGCAGGCCGTCATCACGGCGAACGCCAGCAGACGTGGGGATTTGGAGCTGTTCCTCACCTCGCCGATGGGCACTAG ATCAATGATACTGAGCAAACGGGCCAATGACGATGATCGACGCGATGGCTTCACCAAGTGGCCGTTCATGACGACCCACACCTGGGGCGAATATCCGCAGGGCACATGGATGTTGGAG GCCACCTTCAACTCGCAGGAAAGTCGCTCCGGCTGGATCAAGGAGTTTTCGCTCGTGCTGCACGGTACCAAGGACCCGCCGTACCAAACGCTGTCACCGGCTTCGCCCCACTCCAAGCTGGCGATTGTAAAGAAAGCTCACGAAGATAAGGACGGCAATTAA